The Nitrospinota bacterium genome contains the following window.
CCGCCACATCCGGCGACACGAACATTATCAGGTGGGTGAGCGAATGGGACTGGACATCGAACACATCTGGCATGGCGGTGATTTCCGGCCATGTGCATAAAAGGCCGCCTGCCGCGCCGGGCGTTTGGGGCCTTGCCCCGGCGGCCTCTTTAATCTCACCGGGAAGGACGAAGGCCACCCCTTTCATCCCGTATTTTTTCAGCAGCGGATAGGCCACTGTCCAAAGCGACGCCCGCCCGTCGTCAAAAGTGAGCATCGCCAGCCGTTCACCCGCTGACTTGCCTTCGCGGGCGATGTATTCATCGCCGGTGATTGTCCGGTAACCGTTGGCGGCAAGATAGGAAAGCCTCGCCTCCAAGGCCTGGGGCGTGACGTCGTGGAACGAGAATACAGGGATTGTTGGCGGTACTGGCTCAGTCCGCCATTGGGTGACAAATGGAGGATAGCCTCCGCGTGTAAAATTCTCCCATTCGCAAGCCAACGCCGCCAAGTGGTTTTTCGGGCCGTAGAAGTTCAACATGGATTTTGCGCCGTCATTTCGTAAGCAGTGGCCGCACCAGCCCCCAGTACGCTTTGAGCGCCGATTCGAACACCCTCTTGCCGATCCGCGCAAGCCCGCCTCCGAGCCGGGAGGGGAACATATATATATCACCGGCTTCCAGAAGGTCTTTGTCCGGAACTTTTTTCATCGCCATCACGGCGGCCCGTTTTTCCATTATGCGCGCAAAATCGCCCATCACCATCCCCGTCCCATTGATCCATTCTCCGGCAAGCCCGCGTGACGCAAGGAAAGAAAGGTTCACCACCTCAAAGGCCAGCAGCGCCGGAGCAAGCAGGAAAAGCGACCTGGCGGAATACGCCTTCAATATCAGGGTGAGCCTGCCTTTGAGCTGGTATCGCAGCCTGTCGGGCCGTCTGCCCGGTTTTTCGATATGGTATATCCTCGCCTCGGGGACCTGCATCACCTTCCATCCCGCCGCGCTTGCGCGGTAGGTGAATTCTCCGTCGTCGTAGCCGAACACGAAGTCCTCGTCGAATCCGCCGAGCGCTTCCCACATTTTTTTCCTCAGCAGCATTATCCCCCCGGAACCACAGACGGACCTGCGCGGTGTCATGTCCATGTTTTCCGGGATGTGTTCGTGCCGGAGCGGTATTACGCCAAAGCAGGTGTAATGCAGCCCGGCTCCGTTGGAGTATATCTTGGTTTCATCCAGCGAATCGAGCACCATGGGTGTGGCCACCCCAACATCAAAACCGGCCAGCATGGTCTCCATAAGCCGCCTTAGGCCGCCGGGGGCCAGCGTTATGTCGTTGTCCGTCACGAACACGAAATCCCGCCCCGCCTCCCGCATAACGCGGTTACGCGCGGCGTTGGGCCCCATGTTGCGCTCCTGGACGAACACTTTCACGGCGGGGAATCTTGCGCGCACCATCTCCGCGCTCCCGTCGGTGGAACAGTCGTCCACGACTATCACCTCCACATCGGGATAGCCGTTTTGCAGGATGGAGCTTATGGTGTCCGCAATGCAATCGCGGCCGTTGTGATTGATTATGCCGGCGGTGAGGGGCGGCAGGCTTGATTTAACCGCGCCGCCTTGAAGGCTCATCGCCGAGGCTACCGGGTACAGGAGGCCGATGACGTGGAGGCGACTGAATGGAGCGCCACCACTGCGTCGATCTCCGCCCCGGCGGTCTGGTAGCAACTCATATCTTCCAGGTCCTTTATCTTGATGTACCTGGCGTACCTTAACGGTGTGCTCCCCAGGTCGAAATCGCAGTGGCCGTTGTCCGGATTTTCACCCGGCAGGTAGTACCCGCAATACGTCCACCCCATCGAATACCATGGGCCGGCTTCCGATTGGGCCGCGAACACCTCTATCGGCTCTGTCGAGACGAACTGGTAAATCCGGATGTCATAGCTTTCCATATCGTAAACGGCCGTCCCCATTTCGAAAATCGCCTCGCCGCCTATGTCCATGGAGAAATATCCGTATCCCGGATGGTCCTGGTCCGCAAATCCACCGGCGTTGGCCGAGCCTAAGGCCTGGCTTGTGTCTGTGCGCAGAAGCTCCTGGCAGTTGTAATCGTGGGTCCAGTCTATCACCACCTCGGCGTAACGGCTTGCCCTCAACTGGCACATGTCCTTCACCTGGAACGAGAACGTCTGAGTCCAGTCCTGCGCAACGCCGTTTATCACCGCGCGGGCCCGCCAGAAATACTGGTAGTCAGCCACAAGGGCCTCGGCCGCGGCTCCGGTGGGGACTGTCAGGACGGGAACGTCCGCGGAGGTGTAGTAATCGGTGGTGGACTGGGCCACGCCATATGCGCTTCCGAGCATGAGTGTCAGCCCGCCGTCCTCGAAGACCTCGAAATCATATGTCACGTCCACCCCGCCGTAGCTGAAAAAGTTCTTCACGGCAAGGCGCGGGGCCGAGGCGCTGTTCAGGTCCAGGTATCCGCCGTTGCGCGGAGCGATGGGGGACATGCCCCCGGTTTTCTTCACATGGAGCGCCATGATCCCGGAATCCTGCGTCTGCTCCCCCTTGCTGCCGCTTGTGGTGGCGAAATATCTCCACCAGTACGTCCTGTTGGACTCGGCGGTGACGCCGGTGGCCCAAGTGGCAAGCCCGGCGCCGTCCTCGGCAAGGTTTTCCATCGAGGCGAGGGTCCATGCCCCGT
Protein-coding sequences here:
- a CDS encoding glycosyltransferase family 2 protein, which codes for MSLQGGAVKSSLPPLTAGIINHNGRDCIADTISSILQNGYPDVEVIVVDDCSTDGSAEMVRARFPAVKVFVQERNMGPNAARNRVMREAGRDFVFVTDNDITLAPGGLRRLMETMLAGFDVGVATPMVLDSLDETKIYSNGAGLHYTCFGVIPLRHEHIPENMDMTPRRSVCGSGGIMLLRKKMWEALGGFDEDFVFGYDDGEFTYRASAAGWKVMQVPEARIYHIEKPGRRPDRLRYQLKGRLTLILKAYSARSLFLLAPALLAFEVVNLSFLASRGLAGEWINGTGMVMGDFARIMEKRAAVMAMKKVPDKDLLEAGDIYMFPSRLGGGLARIGKRVFESALKAYWGLVRPLLTK